From the Methanobrevibacter sp. genome, the window TTTATATTATTTATATATTAATTTTTAAGGAGGATACGATGTCTGAAATAATGGAAAAATTTGACGGAGGATTAGGTTTAATTGATATAGATATTCTTTTAATATTATATCGTAAAGAAAGGATATCTCTTGAAACTCGTGAAAGTTATGAATCTTATCTTAAAAATGATTTTCCTAATGAATATGCCAGTTTTTTAAAATATAAAAAAATGGTTGAGAAAAGAACACCTAATTTGAAACAAATATATTTTGACTGGTTAGACGGAAAAATCGATGAATTGGATTTTTCATTATTTTCCTATAAAAGTTAATTTCTTTTTTCAGTTTTTCTTTGTTAATACTTGATTTTTTTTGATGAATTAATTGGATGTGTGGAAAAAGGATTATTCCTGATTTAAATTGTTTGAATTATATAATGATTAAATCCATTTTCATTTTTTCATAATTACTTTTTTAAATAATAAACAATATAATTAATAATATTATTTTTACTTTACTTATTAGGAGAAAATATATGTCAAACGAAGAAATTCCTAAAGACTATGATTTTAAAAAAGAAAAAGAATGGGAGAAGAAATGGGAAGATGAAAACATCTACAAATATATTGGAGATGGTTCTCGTCCTAGATATGTTATTGACACTCCCCCACCATACCCAACAGGATCAATCCACTTAGGTCACGTCCTCAATTGGGTTTATATTGATATGAATGCAAGATACAGAAGACAAAAAGGTCACGATGTGCTGTTCACCCAAGGATGGGACTGTCACGGTCTTCCAACAGAAGTTAAAGTTGAAGAAACTCACAATATCAGCAAGAATGATGTTTCAAGAGCACAGTTTAGAAAATATTGTGTCGATTTAACTACTGACAACATTGCAAAAATGAAATCACAGATGAGAGCAATGGGTTATTCACAGGACTGGACCCGTGAGTTTGTAACCATGACCCCAGAGTACATGAGAAAAACCCAATATTCATTTTTAAAAATGTATGATGAAGGCTTGATTTATCAGGGAATTCACCCTGTAAACTGGTGTCCTCGCTGTCAGACAGCTATTGCATTTGCAGAGGTGGAATACTCTGACAATACCACATTTTTAAATTATGTTAATTTCCCTCCTGCAGTTGAAGATTCCTATGATGATATTGCATCTTCACAGGCTTCAGGAAAACAGGCTGATCCTAAAACCGAAGGTATTTTGATTGCAACTACCCGTCCGGAATTAATGTCTGCCTGTGTGGCTGTTGTAATTCACCCTGAAGATGAAAGATACACTCATCTTTTAGGAAAATATGTTGAAGTGCCTTTATCTCACCAAAAAGTTAAAATCATTGCAGATGAAGAGGTAGACCCTGAATTCGGTACAGGTGCAGTAATGATTTGTACCTTTGGGGATAAAACTGACGTAAGCTGGGTACAGAAATATGACCTTGAAATCATCAATGCAATCGATGAAACAGGTACATTAACAGCAGCTGCCGGAAGATATGAAGGAATGGACTTGCAGACCTGTAAAAAACAGACTATTGAAGATTTGGACAGTGAAGGTTACTTATTAAAACAGGAACAGGTCGACCAGAATGTAGGCCAATGCTGGAGATGTAAAACTCCTATTGAAATTCTTGTTAAAAAGCAATGGTTTGTAGCAGTTAGAGATTTAATCGAAAAAACCAAAGTCGCTGCAGACGAAATGAAATGGGTTCCTGAACACATGAAATCTCGTATGGTAAACTGGGCGGATTCCATGGAGTGGGACTGGTGTATTTCAAGACAAAGAATATTCGCTACACCAATACCTGTATGGTACTGTAAAGACTGCGGAAAAGTTATTTTACCTGACCCTGAAGATTTACCGATTGACCCAACAGTCGATAAGCCAAAACATGTATGTGAATGCGGCTGTGAAGAGTTCATAGGTGAAGAGGATGTTCTTGATACATGGATGGATTCATCAATATCTCCGTTATCCATTGCAGGATGGCCTGATGAAGACTACATTAATCATTTCCCATCAGATATTCGTCCGCAAGGACACGACATCATCCGTACATGGGCATTTTATACAACCCTTAGATGCCTTGCATTAACAGGTCAAAAACCGTTCAGTGACATTGTAATCAACGGTATGGTATTCGGTGAAGACGGAAACAAGATGAGTAAGTCAAGACCGGAATTCGTAGTCGGACCTGAAGAGGTAATCGAGCAGTACGGTGCAGATTCACTAAGAACATGGGCCGCTAACAGCGTTCCTGGATCAGATGTAATATTTGACTGGAAAGACATCAAACACGGATACAGATTCCTCAGAAAATTCTGGAATGCGTTCAGATTCATCAGCATGCAGATTTTTGATGAGGAAGTAACATATGATGAAGTTAAAGATAATTTAGGTCCAATTGATTTATGGATTTTATCCAAGTTAAACAACCTGAACAAAACTGTTGACAAGGCATTTGCAGACTATAACTTTGCAGATACAATAACCTCAATCGAAAGGTTCTTCTGGCATGATTTCTGCGATGAATACATCGAAGCTGTAAAATACAGA encodes:
- a CDS encoding valine--tRNA ligase, whose amino-acid sequence is MSNEEIPKDYDFKKEKEWEKKWEDENIYKYIGDGSRPRYVIDTPPPYPTGSIHLGHVLNWVYIDMNARYRRQKGHDVLFTQGWDCHGLPTEVKVEETHNISKNDVSRAQFRKYCVDLTTDNIAKMKSQMRAMGYSQDWTREFVTMTPEYMRKTQYSFLKMYDEGLIYQGIHPVNWCPRCQTAIAFAEVEYSDNTTFLNYVNFPPAVEDSYDDIASSQASGKQADPKTEGILIATTRPELMSACVAVVIHPEDERYTHLLGKYVEVPLSHQKVKIIADEEVDPEFGTGAVMICTFGDKTDVSWVQKYDLEIINAIDETGTLTAAAGRYEGMDLQTCKKQTIEDLDSEGYLLKQEQVDQNVGQCWRCKTPIEILVKKQWFVAVRDLIEKTKVAADEMKWVPEHMKSRMVNWADSMEWDWCISRQRIFATPIPVWYCKDCGKVILPDPEDLPIDPTVDKPKHVCECGCEEFIGEEDVLDTWMDSSISPLSIAGWPDEDYINHFPSDIRPQGHDIIRTWAFYTTLRCLALTGQKPFSDIVINGMVFGEDGNKMSKSRPEFVVGPEEVIEQYGADSLRTWAANSVPGSDVIFDWKDIKHGYRFLRKFWNAFRFISMQIFDEEVTYDEVKDNLGPIDLWILSKLNNLNKTVDKAFADYNFADTITSIERFFWHDFCDEYIEAVKYRLYTDVSDESRKAAKYTLKTVVETSLKLLAPIAPFFTEEVYQYFSDESIHTTLWPEVHEELISEDMETKGETTVELIDEVRRFKSASKIPLNAELSEVNVYTSDEDLVEIFNEFDDDLKGTLKINNLAISSGKPEVHEKIIEVEPDMSQIGPTFKGDAGKIIGYLKSTDISEIGSALDENHELTIGDIVVPEDMLNIKKEIVGASGKKVDILQSENLDMIVEVIR